One genomic segment of Chitinophaga sancti includes these proteins:
- a CDS encoding RagB/SusD family nutrient uptake outer membrane protein, with amino-acid sequence MRNMILVCMVVLLLTACTSKFEEINTNPYDLYDDELKGDFKLLGDPLTQSMLNILSSSDVSVAQLQQNLMGDVFSGYMMTPNPFQDNRNNMTYDLLDSWNDDAWLTAYGSVMPNCKFVMDNARGKYIDFYAWAQLLKVIAMHRISDIYGPVIYTHYAMINDDHSIDYDSQQDAYTAFFHDLDSAITTLSNFADSTGTRRFADFDLSYKGDYKKWVKLANTLRLRLAIRISKVDPVKAQQEGEAALSHPYGLISTVADNFNIDISPATHPVNVICNSWNDIRMGAPMESILTGYHDPRLPFYFNSTEAKDSVYHGIRNGIAIPGKDVYIGFSKLALLPSHIQLLTAAEAYFLKAEAALYGWKGAGGVQDNYELGVYMSFQQYGITAAYNNYIHNSTYVPKAYVDPQNALNNIDSPLSKITIQWDPNATMACKLERIITQKWIAMFPDGQEAWSEFRRTGYPKLFPIVVNNSSGKIPTETFIRRIPFIQFEYTTNQAGVNRAVATLKGADNGGTRLWWDLP; translated from the coding sequence ATGCGTAACATGATTCTGGTGTGTATGGTGGTTTTGCTGCTTACTGCCTGCACAAGCAAATTTGAAGAGATCAATACGAACCCTTATGACCTGTATGACGATGAGCTGAAAGGAGATTTTAAGCTGCTGGGCGATCCGCTTACCCAATCCATGCTGAATATATTATCCAGCAGTGATGTAAGTGTGGCACAATTACAGCAGAACCTGATGGGTGATGTTTTCTCAGGATACATGATGACACCTAATCCCTTTCAGGACAACAGGAATAATATGACATATGACCTGCTGGATAGCTGGAATGACGATGCATGGCTCACTGCTTATGGCAGTGTAATGCCTAACTGCAAATTTGTGATGGACAATGCACGGGGGAAGTATATAGACTTCTATGCATGGGCACAGCTATTGAAAGTGATAGCCATGCACCGCATCAGTGATATCTATGGACCGGTGATCTATACACATTATGCTATGATCAATGACGATCATAGTATTGATTACGATTCTCAGCAGGATGCTTATACCGCCTTCTTTCACGATTTAGATTCTGCCATTACAACGCTCTCCAATTTTGCAGATAGTACAGGTACAAGGCGGTTTGCCGACTTCGATCTGTCATATAAAGGGGATTATAAGAAGTGGGTGAAACTCGCAAATACATTGCGCTTGCGGCTGGCGATCCGTATTTCCAAAGTAGATCCTGTCAAGGCACAGCAAGAAGGTGAAGCAGCCCTCTCTCATCCTTATGGATTGATCAGTACAGTGGCAGATAATTTCAATATTGATATCAGTCCGGCTACGCACCCGGTGAATGTGATTTGTAATTCCTGGAATGATATCAGGATGGGCGCGCCAATGGAATCTATATTGACAGGGTATCATGATCCCCGGTTGCCGTTCTATTTCAATTCTACCGAAGCAAAAGATTCTGTTTATCATGGCATCAGGAACGGGATTGCCATTCCCGGTAAAGACGTGTATATAGGCTTTTCAAAGCTGGCATTGCTGCCATCGCATATTCAGTTATTAACAGCAGCAGAAGCTTATTTTTTAAAAGCAGAAGCCGCCTTGTATGGATGGAAAGGTGCTGGTGGTGTACAGGACAATTATGAACTGGGCGTGTATATGTCTTTCCAGCAATATGGAATTACAGCAGCTTATAATAATTATATTCACAATAGTACTTACGTACCTAAGGCTTATGTCGATCCTCAAAATGCATTGAATAATATTGACTCCCCTTTAAGTAAAATTACCATTCAGTGGGACCCCAATGCAACGATGGCCTGTAAGCTGGAAAGGATCATTACACAGAAATGGATCGCCATGTTTCCAGATGGACAGGAGGCGTGGTCTGAGTTTCGGCGTACGGGGTATCCGAAGCTATTTCCCATTGTGGTAAATAATAGTAGTGGAAAGATACCGACGGAAACGTTTATAAGAAGGATACCTTTTATACAATTTGAATATACTACGAATCAGGCGGGCGTGAACAGAGCGGTAGCAACATTGAAGGGAGCAGATAATGGGGGAACAAGATTATGGTGGGATCTGCCATAA
- a CDS encoding LacI family DNA-binding transcriptional regulator: MKGISIKDIAQQAGVSPTTVSFVLNGKGKEKRISEQVSKRILKIAGKLKYKPNQLARGLRTGKTKTIGLIVEDIANNFFANVAKVVEDEADKYGYKVLFGSTEDNEEKARGLLEVLRYRQVDGYIITPTLNLDKDIASLAKPVVLMDRYFPNVKDLSYVVVDNFQGAVTAVDHLVAKGYKHIGIITTTSHQIQMQQRLEGFTAALKNHGLPSGKNVIKRLPFDLDRPGYTQEITKYLQNNRELDAVFFATNYLGICGIESIRSIGLQIGSGLGMVSFDDHDIFRLLSPAVTCVAQPVEEIGRMLIRILMAELDETAEGPQQVVLPLELRERESSMPDKLLTKA; the protein is encoded by the coding sequence GTGAAAGGAATATCGATTAAAGATATCGCCCAGCAGGCCGGCGTTTCTCCAACCACCGTTTCTTTCGTTCTGAATGGTAAAGGAAAAGAAAAAAGAATAAGCGAACAGGTAAGCAAACGTATTTTGAAGATTGCCGGCAAGCTAAAGTATAAACCTAACCAACTGGCACGTGGTTTACGCACTGGTAAAACCAAAACAATCGGGTTAATCGTAGAAGACATCGCCAATAATTTCTTTGCCAACGTAGCGAAAGTAGTGGAAGACGAAGCCGACAAGTACGGCTACAAAGTACTCTTCGGCAGTACCGAAGACAATGAAGAAAAGGCCCGTGGCCTGTTGGAGGTGCTTCGTTACCGCCAGGTAGACGGTTATATCATTACGCCCACCCTCAACCTGGACAAGGACATTGCCTCCCTGGCAAAGCCTGTCGTACTGATGGACCGTTATTTTCCGAACGTCAAAGACTTGTCCTATGTGGTAGTAGACAACTTCCAGGGGGCTGTCACTGCGGTCGATCATCTGGTGGCAAAGGGCTATAAGCATATTGGGATCATTACCACCACCTCCCACCAGATACAGATGCAACAGCGTTTAGAAGGCTTTACAGCCGCCTTGAAGAATCATGGTCTGCCATCGGGTAAGAATGTGATCAAACGCCTGCCTTTTGACCTGGATAGGCCCGGATATACACAGGAGATCACCAAATACCTGCAGAACAACCGGGAACTGGATGCCGTGTTCTTTGCCACCAACTATCTCGGTATTTGTGGTATAGAAAGCATTCGCTCCATCGGATTGCAGATAGGTAGTGGGCTGGGTATGGTAAGTTTCGATGACCACGACATTTTCCGTCTGCTAAGCCCGGCAGTAACCTGCGTAGCCCAGCCGGTAGAAGAGATAGGGAGAATGCTGATCAGGATCCTGATGGCGGAACTGGATGAAACAGCAGAAGGGCCGCAACAGGTAGTACTGCCACTGGAACTGAGAGAACGTGAATCGTCCATGCCTGATAAGCTGTTAACAAAGGCATGA
- a CDS encoding SusC/RagA family TonB-linked outer membrane protein, producing the protein MKGRSYLMKVCIVVIFLLISLLPGRKAVAQISISLHNKPLTEIMGAIAARQQISFHYDKATIDVDKPVSFNCNNLTLAQALDQLSALTGYQFTLRGENVVVSTVPENIQLHNPIALQKEISGRVVSMHGSPLPGVTVMIRNTTRGVKTDDAGYYAINTGLSDVLIFRSVGYINREIMVPVATTKLDITLTENIKGLNELIVTALGIPKNNKELPYSTGLLNSDDISTVKDANVINNLSGRIAGVMINRSASGIGGSARVVLRGNKSTRENQPLYIIDGVPMANFTPSQPTDIWGESSGITGNGGRDGGDGISNLNPDDIESISVLKSASAAALYGSQAANGVIMITTKKGHSGKGHIEVSSDLTAETPLLLPALQYRYAQTTPPYTDEKQAGSADSWGAPIHAKNHVKPFFSTGLTSMNGLSISGGIEKSQYYISYSNTMNRGIMPINRLQKHNFNIRVTSNLLENKLHIDANISYLVQYAVNRPSSGLYFNPLTGLYTFPRGLDFNSYKDYQYFDNSKNMYMQNWWNINNSRGWTGQDDQQNPYWIQKRDEREDNRYRGLASLSARYRFNDWLTLQGRTNFDKSDDQYEMKAYAGTQQVLSPPNGRYTLEKESNKQFYADMMLTAARQVCPSWKLQGMLGASITDIRAHDRSLISTNATAAEGLIVANQFSVKNIAPNALDAQQSVERKQLQALFGSAQVHFKNSIFLDLTGRNDWSSTFAFTPIKDKGYFYYSSGISTIISELVKLPAVISFAKVRLSYAKAGNDIAPYSSRPARFILQTTAGVSRVNFNTRTPYPGIYLKPEDNRSLEAGTEIRLLKDRISFDFTWYKNNNYQQYMEVRAPSGSGYLYYYLNLGNIQNKGVEATLTIVPVQHSNIRWSTTINCTVNCNRVKQLSSNTIPGAGPDNYYILTDFNTNMYGSFIKEGGNWGDIYTNKELYKNEKGQYVIDEQGNLVTRNVFKKVGNPNPRLITGWSNTLEYRHFTLSCLIDGRLGGEVMSVTSSVLDNYGVSERSAKARDNGGVALNAVYENGVPLTVPYDARKFFSTIGGRAGIGEMYMYDATNIRLRELSLTYEVPVKNKYVNRLQIGLLGRNLFFFKLKAPFDPEVAMSSGNGLQGIDVFGVSATRSIGIHVKAAF; encoded by the coding sequence ATGAAGGGAAGATCATACTTAATGAAAGTATGTATTGTCGTAATATTCCTGTTAATATCACTATTACCAGGCAGGAAAGCTGTTGCCCAGATCAGCATTTCACTTCATAACAAACCCCTCACGGAAATTATGGGTGCCATTGCCGCCAGGCAACAGATTAGTTTCCACTATGATAAAGCCACCATTGATGTGGATAAACCCGTTTCTTTCAATTGTAACAATCTTACCCTGGCACAGGCACTGGACCAGCTGTCTGCCTTGACTGGTTATCAATTTACACTCAGAGGCGAGAATGTGGTTGTGAGCACTGTACCAGAAAATATACAGCTGCATAACCCCATAGCATTGCAAAAGGAAATCAGTGGCAGAGTGGTGTCTATGCATGGTTCACCACTACCCGGTGTGACAGTCATGATCAGAAACACCACAAGAGGTGTGAAGACAGATGATGCAGGGTATTATGCAATTAATACCGGTTTGAGCGATGTGCTCATCTTCCGCTCTGTAGGTTATATCAACAGAGAAATAATGGTGCCGGTAGCGACTACTAAACTCGATATCACACTTACTGAAAATATAAAAGGGCTGAATGAACTCATCGTGACCGCACTGGGTATTCCAAAAAATAATAAAGAACTCCCCTACTCTACCGGTTTACTCAACAGCGATGATATCTCCACCGTAAAAGATGCCAATGTGATCAATAACCTCTCAGGCAGAATAGCCGGTGTGATGATCAACAGAAGTGCTTCTGGTATCGGCGGCTCTGCAAGAGTGGTATTGAGAGGAAATAAATCTACCCGCGAGAATCAACCCTTGTATATCATTGATGGTGTACCAATGGCGAACTTCACCCCTTCTCAACCTACTGACATCTGGGGTGAATCATCAGGTATCACCGGCAATGGTGGTCGTGATGGCGGTGATGGGATCTCAAACCTGAACCCCGATGATATTGAAAGCATCAGTGTACTAAAAAGTGCTTCTGCGGCAGCTTTGTATGGTAGCCAGGCAGCAAATGGCGTGATCATGATCACGACTAAAAAAGGGCATTCAGGCAAAGGACATATTGAAGTATCTTCTGACCTTACGGCAGAAACACCTTTGCTCCTGCCCGCCCTGCAATATCGCTATGCACAAACTACGCCTCCTTATACTGATGAAAAGCAAGCCGGTTCTGCCGATAGCTGGGGTGCACCTATTCATGCCAAAAACCATGTGAAACCTTTCTTCAGCACAGGACTGACTTCTATGAATGGATTATCTATCAGTGGAGGAATTGAGAAATCACAGTATTACATATCGTATTCTAATACCATGAACAGGGGCATCATGCCCATCAACAGACTACAAAAACATAACTTCAATATCCGCGTCACCAGCAACCTTTTGGAAAATAAACTACATATAGATGCGAACATCTCTTACCTGGTACAATATGCTGTAAACAGGCCCTCAAGTGGTTTATATTTTAACCCGCTTACTGGTTTATACACATTTCCACGAGGACTGGATTTCAACAGTTACAAAGACTACCAGTACTTTGACAATAGCAAAAACATGTATATGCAGAACTGGTGGAATATCAACAATAGCCGGGGTTGGACCGGACAGGATGATCAACAGAACCCCTACTGGATCCAGAAAAGAGATGAACGGGAAGATAACCGCTACAGAGGACTGGCTTCTCTCTCTGCCAGATACCGCTTCAATGACTGGCTCACATTACAGGGCAGAACTAACTTTGATAAGAGCGACGACCAATACGAAATGAAAGCCTATGCAGGCACCCAACAAGTACTCTCTCCACCCAATGGCAGGTATACCCTTGAAAAAGAAAGTAACAAACAGTTCTATGCAGATATGATGCTGACTGCTGCAAGACAGGTATGCCCCTCCTGGAAACTACAAGGCATGCTGGGTGCCAGCATCACCGATATCAGGGCACACGACAGGAGCCTGATCAGCACAAATGCCACAGCGGCAGAAGGATTGATCGTAGCCAATCAATTCTCTGTAAAAAACATTGCACCCAATGCCTTGGATGCACAGCAAAGTGTAGAACGAAAACAACTACAGGCGCTGTTTGGGAGTGCACAGGTACATTTTAAAAACAGTATATTTTTAGACCTCACAGGTCGTAATGACTGGAGCAGCACCTTTGCTTTTACTCCTATCAAAGACAAAGGATACTTTTATTATTCTTCAGGTATCAGTACCATTATCAGTGAACTGGTAAAACTACCTGCTGTCATCAGCTTTGCGAAGGTGCGGCTTTCTTATGCAAAAGCAGGGAATGACATTGCTCCTTATTCCTCCCGGCCTGCAAGGTTTATCCTACAAACCACTGCTGGTGTATCAAGAGTGAATTTCAATACACGTACACCTTATCCTGGTATTTACCTGAAACCGGAGGATAACCGTTCGCTGGAAGCCGGTACGGAAATCAGATTACTAAAAGACAGGATCAGCTTTGACTTTACCTGGTATAAGAACAATAACTATCAACAATACATGGAGGTGCGTGCACCTTCCGGTTCCGGTTATCTCTACTACTACCTGAACCTTGGAAACATCCAGAACAAAGGTGTGGAGGCCACGCTCACCATAGTGCCTGTACAACATAGTAATATTCGCTGGTCTACGACCATCAATTGTACAGTAAACTGTAACAGGGTGAAACAGCTAAGCAGCAATACCATTCCCGGTGCTGGTCCTGACAACTACTATATTCTCACTGACTTCAATACCAACATGTATGGCTCCTTTATTAAAGAAGGTGGCAACTGGGGTGATATCTATACCAACAAAGAACTGTATAAAAACGAGAAAGGCCAGTATGTGATAGATGAACAGGGCAACCTCGTGACGAGAAATGTATTCAAAAAAGTAGGCAACCCCAATCCACGCCTGATCACCGGTTGGAGTAATACCCTCGAATACAGGCATTTTACACTCAGCTGTCTCATAGACGGCCGCTTAGGTGGCGAAGTTATGAGTGTGACCAGCTCTGTGCTGGACAATTACGGAGTAAGTGAGCGTAGTGCCAAAGCCAGAGATAACGGTGGTGTAGCGCTGAATGCGGTGTATGAAAATGGAGTGCCTCTCACCGTACCATACGATGCCCGTAAGTTCTTCTCCACCATAGGGGGCAGAGCCGGCATCGGAGAAATGTATATGTATGATGCTACCAATATAAGATTGCGAGAACTGTCATTGACTTATGAAGTACCAGTCAAAAACAAATACGTCAACCGCCTGCAAATAGGATTATTGGGAAGGAACCTGTTCTTCTTTAAACTGAAAGCCCCCTTTGATCCGGAAGTGGCAATGAGCAGTGGAAATGGATTGCAGGGCATTGATGTATTTGGAGTATCGGCTACAAGAAGTATTGGCATACATGTGAAGGCTGCATTTTAA
- a CDS encoding AraC family transcriptional regulator translates to MKPILIKVGAFADNQITIIERSDPYFNTPFHFHPECELVYVTESNGKRIVGDSIESFDVGDMVFLGPHIPHVWYNDESYYKNNEALKARSVVIYFPKDIFGDKFYGLPETKALTDLFHRAQRGMKIIGTTYDLLKDQILQLPKKEGLERIISLLSILKVLTETKDVQYLASTGYSHAFNAKDNHKIDEVFKYVMSNFSKEISLQDVASITNLSPQSFCRFFKNRTKKSFVQFLNEVRIGHACKRLTEEDWSIAEIAYSCGFKNLSNFNRFFKEIVGKTPKEYKNELRLKEA, encoded by the coding sequence ATGAAACCCATTCTGATTAAAGTGGGGGCGTTTGCCGACAATCAGATCACCATCATTGAGAGAAGTGATCCTTATTTCAATACTCCATTCCATTTTCACCCGGAATGTGAGCTGGTATACGTTACAGAGAGCAACGGTAAAAGAATTGTAGGCGACAGCATTGAGAGTTTTGATGTAGGAGATATGGTGTTTCTGGGACCACATATTCCACATGTATGGTACAATGATGAAAGCTACTACAAGAACAATGAAGCGCTGAAAGCCAGGTCTGTGGTTATTTATTTCCCGAAAGACATTTTCGGGGATAAGTTCTATGGATTGCCGGAAACAAAGGCATTGACTGATTTATTTCACCGTGCACAACGTGGAATGAAGATTATAGGCACTACCTATGATCTGTTGAAAGATCAGATCCTGCAGCTGCCAAAGAAAGAAGGACTGGAAAGGATCATTTCATTGCTGAGTATCCTGAAAGTATTGACAGAAACAAAGGATGTACAATACCTGGCTAGTACAGGTTATTCACATGCTTTCAATGCGAAGGATAACCATAAAATTGATGAAGTATTCAAATATGTGATGAGTAACTTCAGCAAGGAGATCTCTTTGCAGGATGTGGCGAGTATTACGAATTTGTCTCCGCAGTCTTTTTGCCGGTTCTTTAAGAACAGAACAAAGAAGTCGTTTGTACAGTTTTTGAATGAGGTGAGAATTGGGCATGCGTGTAAGAGATTGACAGAAGAGGATTGGTCGATCGCGGAGATTGCTTATTCGTGTGGGTTTAAGAACTTGTCGAATTTTAACAGGTTTTTCAAGGAAATAGTGGGGAAAACGCCTAAAGAGTATAAGAATGAATTACGATTGAAGGAAGCTTAA
- a CDS encoding RNA polymerase sigma-70 factor produces MYSNYSDTQLLSLLQEDNIMAFNAIYARYSQPLYLYILSKIEPAEAGKDVLQELFTSLWERRQTLSVNESLKSYLYQSARHKIIDIYRKNNTYRKYLQQLIEHFDVQPGSITELLDSKTRTEDVFETINHLPERMKEIFILSRVEHQTVEQIALRLGLSQQTVKNQITKALKILRTNHAQTDIVLLLLTASFFYN; encoded by the coding sequence ATGTATAGTAATTACTCAGACACCCAATTACTTTCATTGCTTCAGGAAGATAACATAATGGCCTTCAACGCTATCTACGCACGTTATAGCCAGCCCTTATACCTCTACATCCTGAGCAAGATTGAACCTGCCGAAGCAGGCAAGGATGTATTACAGGAACTCTTTACCTCCCTCTGGGAAAGAAGACAGACACTGAGCGTCAACGAATCGTTGAAATCATACCTCTACCAGTCTGCCCGACATAAGATCATAGACATTTACCGCAAGAACAATACTTACCGCAAATACCTGCAACAACTCATCGAACACTTTGATGTACAACCCGGTAGTATTACAGAACTACTGGATAGCAAAACACGCACAGAAGATGTGTTTGAAACCATCAACCACCTCCCTGAAAGAATGAAGGAGATCTTCATCCTGAGCAGGGTAGAACACCAAACGGTGGAACAGATAGCCCTACGCCTGGGACTGTCTCAGCAAACGGTTAAAAACCAGATTACCAAGGCATTAAAAATCCTGCGTACCAACCATGCCCAGACAGACATCGTTTTGCTGCTGCTGACCGCCTCTTTTTTTTACAATTGA
- a CDS encoding FecR family protein, with the protein MNLDQIKHILERYNEGQATAGEKQLIEEWFEGIQQPVSHIPDTVIQQDLADVHTALQQNVNVARRRSLRPWYYAAAAITMLVAAASWFFQHYTRSAIPADKAAMAKVDNHKEIINGFYIVTTVKGKTEHLKLEDGSTVVLNAGSRLRYPIHFSEGRDLYLEDGEAFFDVAPDPTHHFTVHSGGLSTTALGTSFNIRAYRNEQKITVALLSGKVKVSATGTKPVVLESSEQLSYDLQSLKVTRTTFSTPEATGWQQGTLVFKDASYEQVRNAIENTFAVTVINQSDKKAWTYTGSFRQETLQNVLETICLTESLSWSIARDTVTLKNKK; encoded by the coding sequence GTGAACCTTGATCAGATAAAGCACATATTGGAACGTTATAACGAAGGACAGGCCACAGCCGGGGAAAAACAGTTGATAGAAGAGTGGTTTGAAGGGATACAACAGCCTGTTTCGCACATTCCAGACACTGTCATCCAGCAGGATCTCGCAGATGTACACACTGCACTGCAACAAAATGTCAACGTGGCCCGCCGGCGTTCATTGCGCCCGTGGTACTATGCCGCAGCCGCTATCACTATGCTGGTAGCTGCAGCCAGCTGGTTTTTCCAGCACTATACCCGCTCCGCAATACCTGCGGACAAAGCCGCTATGGCCAAAGTTGACAACCATAAAGAAATTATCAACGGATTCTATATCGTCACTACCGTAAAAGGTAAAACCGAACACCTTAAACTGGAAGATGGCAGCACCGTCGTGCTCAATGCCGGTAGCCGCCTCAGGTATCCTATACACTTCAGCGAAGGGCGCGACCTCTACCTGGAAGACGGAGAAGCCTTCTTTGACGTAGCCCCCGACCCCACACACCATTTCACCGTACACAGCGGAGGACTCAGTACAACAGCGCTGGGCACCTCTTTCAATATACGCGCTTACCGCAACGAACAGAAAATCACCGTGGCCCTGCTAAGTGGCAAAGTAAAAGTATCCGCTACCGGCACTAAGCCTGTAGTACTCGAATCCAGTGAACAGTTGAGTTATGACCTGCAAAGCCTGAAAGTGACCAGAACTACCTTTAGCACCCCGGAAGCCACCGGATGGCAACAAGGTACCCTGGTTTTCAAAGATGCCTCGTATGAACAAGTGCGCAATGCCATTGAAAACACCTTTGCCGTAACCGTCATCAACCAAAGCGACAAAAAAGCATGGACCTATACCGGTAGCTTCCGGCAGGAAACCCTGCAAAATGTGCTGGAAACAATCTGTCTGACTGAATCTCTGTCCTGGTCAATAGCGCGTGACACTGTAACTTTAAAAAATAAGAAATAA